The genomic segment ATGTTGAGAGCAGGGTAGTAGAAGTCGattgggtagtcgaatgatgctggccgcctgaatgatgttcatgtaggccgcatcttctcggtcattacctaaatgctcaaatcaagaaacaaaatgtaaacaatatttaatttcAGTGACAAGACAATGAAGTTACACAGGCGACAGGTAACACCAATCAGCTTTCCTaagcaatccagaagatggaatgagtaAAGTTCGATGAAAAAACGAATGATCCGCGTTGAACGTGTGgtcattgccttattttggAGGGATAACCAGATGCCCCACATTTGGTCTTATAGGCAACATCTaattaagaaacaaaacaatcattaaaattgctattagtatgacaatttctctaaattcaatgtaaacacaactttCAATGATGATAGCATAATCACAAtatttaacctttttcttttgttgttgacaaatagggagattcaagggtagcagccaacgggttagcaaacaaggaatcttgttgactgtaagtcctttttcttgaaaggacataacttctcataaagtcagtcatgccaatttagaaaacctgtaaataaaacaaaaattcatattagacTCATAGActgcaattaataaagttcagtaacatgacaagtgaacttacacatgaaaccaccaatcagttatcaaagattctctagaagatggaatgagagtccatgctggggtcggtgatctagcaagttcaatagaaacagccaataattaagattaatcctaatgaaacatgagaagaatatatgttttagcATTAAATAAAGATagtgttggtttttacctgtatcattttgatgacacattcagtagaatacaatgagtttgaataaaatagttgacggtagcCGGTAGGCTACacgactttcacgtttcctctgactgtaagttgatgaaaaacattaaggttatccaacatgtaggcctacacggaatagaacacatcaccgacaagttacagacgaaatcactcgagtttacctatgaattcattggtaattttcaaAGCTAGCTAAACGTTGACTCATGACTGTTTACTCAGATGAAATGATTTCCCTAGGTTACaagcggtttttttttttagtttgagtGTTCTGACAGGAGAAACAACGGAATAGGCTAACACCCTAACAGAATCTGATATCATGCTCTGTTTGAAGCCTGGCTGGAACTAAACCGCTTGGCGGCGCTGTGCGGTGGTAGGGCAGTTTTGCAAAGCagtgggaactgggaagggaaacaaagattttttttatttactttttttttctgatggaTTCGGCGTGCCATAATAATATACAATGGCATCTACCGGTAAAAATTCATATGAAAAGCTAAATCAAATGAGTTTCAATAGCTAGCGTGAAAAGAGTTGGTAGACCGAAGACGTACGTAAGAACTAAGAAGGCCAAGAGAACGAATTGGCGACCGACAAAAAGGCGACGGAACGGAGTAATTTACTGGTAATTAGcgctttcaattttgaatttccacataccatttttctttctatccgGCAAGCAATACTTTTCCTTCGTATTGTAGCTcgcgaaacaaaacaaaaaaacgaggtTTTTGAACTTGGGCTGTACTGAACATTGCTGATAAACATCGGTGTTATGTAGACAACAGAACAGATGTAAAAATTTGTTGCAAAATTTGAGGCAGTTTTTCCAAGTCCATGCAAACATAGGCGCTTCCTGCCGGCAGTTGCTGGGAAATTCGATTGGCCTGTAGATAAATTTTGTTAAGAAACCGTATGTGTATGAAAATATGGTCGAATAATTACCTGGTCACCTAACGAACCTATAAAAACGACTGCTGATctgaatgttttaaaaataataatttagtgCCCTATTTAGttaaaacacaataaaaaaaatagtaccgAACATTATCCGTAGCAGTAAGCGACTGAGCCAGATGCACTGCTGGAATACCGTAACGATCTAGATTGGCGTCGGACAAAAGTATGACAAATGCTTCGTCTAGATCGGTTGACTCACTTAAACTAGCAATTGATTGCTTTGACGCTTCCAAAGTGTGGTCTCCGGCCATGCAAAACTGCGAATGAGCATGCATGTTGAGTAGAACTTCGAATCTCTGCTTGTCGTCTTTTGGAGGGCGACCAACGTTAACTAACTCAAGGTTAAGAGTTTCTCCAGAATGCCCAACTATATCATAGCGCCATTTTTCAGAGTGACCCTCTAAAGCTTCCATAAATAACAGTACAGCAGCCATTTCTCTTTCGAGGCGATGGTCGTAGCTATTAAACCTGAAATAATACTTATTATTTATGATTATTGCTTTGAATAGAGCCGTTTTTACCTATACATGCTACCCGAAACGTCGACCAAGAGCCTTAAATGTTTTGGCTTTTCCGCTGGTGCTCCTAATTCGGGATGGAGTTCCGCTCGACGACGATATATGTTTTTTTCGCCAGTTAGACCTTCAATGATTTTAGAATCATCTAAGTCTCCGTAAGTCTGGTGCCTGATCCATTGTCGCTCTTTGCCTTTTGCTTGAATATTGTCCAGGATAACTTTCAGGGCCGTTacctgataaaaaaattaaataattagcCAGAATTTCgtgttaaaacaaatataaattgCGCACTTGTTTCTGGACACTTGAAGAGAATTTCTGATAAAGTTCTGCGTCAACGGGATCCATGcgaatttgttttaaacgcTCTTGATATGCTTTTTTACCCATTTCCCTTGCTGCTCGTTGGATTTCCTCAGGCACCGCTGCCTTATCTTCATCCGATACCTAATAAAATTctaagtttaaaaaaggatgATGAAACTGGagtaaaattagaaatacTTGATGaacatcatgaccagcgtcaaGTCTGTAAGGTCCACCACGTCCACCTAGACCAGCAGTATCCCTGCCGCCAGTTCCACCAGCCCAAGTATTGCCACCGACATGAGGCGTATTTTTCGGATCAATTTTTCCTACTTTTGGACCTGATAAATCACCACTTTTTTGGGTGCGTTCAATTGTTAATTGCCCAGCGTCATCTAGAGAGTACATTTAAGGATGGAATGTTAAAGTTTGAATTTGCACAAAactatgaaaataattaaataccgCCAACGTTACTCCTCCAAACTTCGAGGGATTTCGCAATTTGTGATTGATTGACCTCCCACAGTCGAATAGACCCAGAATCGTCTACAGTAACGACGCTTCCTTCGCCGTATGAAGCCAGGTGAATCTTGGAATCTGAATTACCATAACGACGTCTTTGGTGTGAACTGTTACCAGAGGCAAACAATTAACATTTAAGACTTTATCCAAACTTAATAGGCTTAAACATTGTCACATTGTTATTGGTCAAACATATCATACTTTGGTACAGGGATGTATCTCAGGGTTTGTCCAGTTAAATCGGCCACTTGcaaaaaatgtgaattgtTCCCATGGTCAACAGGTTTTGGAACCTCACTGCTTGGTACGAGTCGCGCAACCTTGTAAAGcgataacaataaaataataacaaatgattCTTAGCAGAGAACAAAATGAAGTACCGAGTTATTCTGTGGAAGTAAAACAGCATTTGCTGAATCGGAGCAGGCGTAACCGGGCCACACAAGAAGTTCGTTTTGGGGAATAGTCATCTGAACCGCGAAATAATCTTTTGCAGTAAAAAACGCCTTGCTAGCCGAATGATTTACTATGTGGGACGTAACGGGGCCTAACGGCTCGGATTCTTCAATCAATCGCAGTTGGCCGTTTTCGACTTCAAAGAGATATTTTCTGCAtcagaaaatatttgttattttacagATAGCTGCATATTTCACATATGTAAATCAACTCACTTATTTGACTCTCGTGACTGGATAAGGATGTTCTCATTCATCACAAGGTGGACACTTTGAATATCAAAATCCAGTTCATATATTGAGCAGTTTTCTTGGTTAGTGTTGAACAATTCCAACTGGCGTCCGTGTGGTTGATAGAAAACCTAAAATGAAAGCTGAAGTGAGGATTGCGATAAAATATCATTGTTTAAATGGTCATCAAGTTACCAGCATGTTCAATTTGGATAATGCTCCAGCCAAAATCATTTGATTACTTTCAGTATTTTTGCTACCGATCCATCTCTGGCTCAAACGCCCGAGTGAAGAATTTGTAATAGATGGAGTCGTCCGGAAATCACACATACCAATTTTCTGGTTCATATGATCAAACATCAGTAACTTGCATCTCTGTGGATTAAGAAGTCGCATAAAAGATGTTTACTTGAAAATACATATTGGAAAACTTCTCTTAAATAGTTTTACTTCTGGatcaaaaatcaatatttgatttttcatggCCGCTATTTGAAGCCGGCATTGGTTTGCGTAGAAACCGGAATCGACGAAGCGATCGAGCTGTGTTTCCAACAAAGAATTGGTCTTTAAATCAAGAGTGTACAGCACAGCTG from the Daphnia pulex isolate KAP4 chromosome 1, ASM2113471v1 genome contains:
- the LOC124193890 gene encoding uncharacterized protein LOC124193890; translated protein: MWGIWLSLQNKAMTTRSTRIIRFFIELYSFHLLDCLGKLIGVTCRLCNDREDAAYMNIIQAASIIRLPNRLLLPCSQHSTEFYPLDFWLFAMCDGVSLDEMMILARTILRSNLQVPKFAWQSL